The following coding sequences lie in one Candidatus Eremiobacterota bacterium genomic window:
- a CDS encoding sigma-70 family RNA polymerase sigma factor — protein MSGAEREAQIRRFLPLVRSIARRIHRLVPNAELDDLISEGCVGLLRAVDAFDPERGVSFYHFARKVIMGAVLNGVRRNDPVNERLRRTVRNADRLRYALAQQLGTLPTHAEMEAHDPKLARARIEAHRRAALSLDSPLPHGERVALDRAGDPQNVVALRLERQRVHRAIAALPPRERRVVVMRYFAETRLRDLAEPMHISPQRVSQLHLRAMRHLRETLKQSA, from the coding sequence AGATTCGGCGGTTCCTGCCGCTGGTGCGGAGCATCGCGCGCCGCATCCATCGCCTGGTGCCGAATGCGGAGCTCGACGACCTGATCAGCGAAGGCTGTGTCGGCCTCCTCCGCGCCGTCGACGCGTTCGATCCGGAGCGCGGCGTCTCGTTCTACCACTTCGCGCGCAAGGTGATCATGGGCGCCGTGCTCAACGGCGTGCGGCGGAACGATCCGGTGAACGAGCGGCTGCGCCGTACGGTCCGCAACGCCGACCGCCTGCGGTATGCGCTCGCGCAACAGCTCGGCACGCTGCCGACGCACGCGGAGATGGAGGCCCACGACCCGAAGCTGGCGCGCGCGCGCATCGAGGCGCACCGGCGCGCGGCGCTCTCGCTCGACTCGCCGCTCCCGCACGGCGAGCGGGTCGCGCTCGACCGCGCCGGCGATCCGCAAAACGTGGTGGCGCTGCGGTTGGAGCGCCAGCGCGTCCACCGCGCGATCGCGGCGCTGCCGCCGCGCGAGCGCCGCGTGGTGGTGATGCGCTACTTCGCCGAAACGCGGCTGCGCGATCTCGCCGAGCCGATGCATATCTCACCGCAGCGGGTCTCGCAGCTGCATCTGCGCGCGATGCGGCACCTCCGCGAGACGCTGAAGCAAAGCGCATGA